The Streptomyces sp. HUAS CB01 genome has a segment encoding these proteins:
- a CDS encoding CTP synthase — MPARSSTSTTTKHIFVTGGVASSLGKGLTASSLGALLKARGLRVTMQKLDPYLNVDPGTMNPFQHGEVFVTNDGAETDLDIGHYERFLDVDLDGSANVTTGQVYSTVIAKERRGEYLGDTVQVIPHITNEIKHRIRRMATDDVDVVITEVGGTVGDIESLPFLETVRQVRHEVGRDNVFVVHISLLPYIGPSGELKTKPTQHSVAALRNIGIQPDAIVLRADREVPTAIKRKISLMCDVDEAAVVAAIDAKSIYDIPKVLHTEGLDAYVVRKLDLPFRDVDWTIWDDLLDRVHNPDHEVSVALVGKYIDLPDAYLSVTEAMRAGGFANKARVKVKWVTSDDCRTPAGAQKQLGDVDAILIPGGFGERGVDGKVGAIQYARENKIPLLGLCLGLQCIVIEAARNLAGIPDANSTEFDAGTAHPVVSTMEEQLAYVEGAGDLGGTMRLGLYPAKLAEGSIVREVYANEPYVEERHRHRYEVNNAYRAELEKKAGIVFSGTSPDNKLVEYVEYPREVHPYLVATQAHPELRSRPTRPHPLFAGLVKAAVERKTAAQGAGHKTGK, encoded by the coding sequence ATGCCGGCTCGATCCTCGACATCTACGACGACCAAGCACATCTTCGTCACCGGGGGTGTCGCCTCCTCCCTCGGCAAGGGCCTGACCGCCTCCAGCCTGGGCGCTCTCCTCAAGGCGCGGGGCCTGCGGGTCACCATGCAGAAGCTCGACCCGTACCTGAACGTCGACCCGGGGACGATGAACCCGTTCCAGCACGGTGAGGTGTTCGTCACCAACGACGGCGCCGAGACCGACCTGGACATCGGCCACTACGAGCGCTTCCTCGACGTCGACCTGGACGGCTCCGCGAACGTCACCACCGGCCAGGTGTACTCGACCGTGATCGCCAAGGAGCGGCGCGGGGAGTACCTGGGCGACACGGTCCAGGTGATCCCGCACATCACCAACGAGATCAAGCACCGCATCCGCCGCATGGCCACCGACGACGTCGACGTCGTCATCACCGAGGTCGGCGGCACGGTCGGCGACATCGAGTCGCTGCCGTTCCTGGAGACCGTCCGCCAGGTCCGCCACGAGGTCGGCCGGGACAACGTCTTCGTCGTGCACATCTCGCTGCTGCCGTACATCGGGCCGTCCGGGGAACTGAAGACCAAGCCGACCCAGCACTCCGTCGCGGCGCTGCGGAACATCGGTATCCAGCCGGACGCCATCGTGCTGCGCGCCGACCGCGAGGTCCCCACCGCCATCAAGCGCAAGATCTCGCTGATGTGCGACGTCGACGAGGCGGCCGTGGTCGCGGCCATCGACGCCAAGTCGATCTACGACATCCCGAAGGTGCTGCACACCGAGGGCCTGGACGCCTACGTCGTGCGCAAGCTCGACCTGCCGTTCCGCGACGTCGACTGGACGATCTGGGACGACCTGCTGGACCGCGTGCACAACCCCGACCATGAGGTCAGTGTCGCGCTCGTCGGCAAGTACATCGACCTGCCGGACGCCTATCTGTCGGTGACCGAGGCCATGCGGGCCGGCGGTTTCGCGAACAAGGCCCGGGTCAAGGTGAAGTGGGTCACGTCCGACGACTGCCGCACGCCCGCCGGCGCGCAGAAGCAGCTCGGCGACGTCGACGCGATCCTGATCCCGGGCGGCTTCGGCGAGCGCGGTGTCGACGGCAAGGTCGGCGCGATCCAGTACGCCCGCGAGAACAAGATCCCGCTGCTCGGCCTCTGCCTCGGCCTGCAGTGCATCGTGATCGAGGCCGCGCGCAACCTGGCCGGGATCCCCGACGCCAACTCCACGGAGTTCGACGCGGGCACCGCCCACCCCGTCGTCTCCACGATGGAGGAGCAGCTGGCGTACGTGGAGGGCGCGGGCGACCTCGGCGGAACGATGCGTCTCGGCCTCTACCCGGCGAAGCTCGCCGAGGGCTCCATCGTCCGCGAGGTCTACGCGAACGAGCCGTACGTCGAGGAGCGCCACCGCCACCGCTACGAGGTGAACAACGCCTACCGCGCCGAGCTGGAGAAGAAGGCGGGCATCGTGTTCTCCGGAACCTCTCCGGACAACAAGCTCGTCGAGTACGTCGAGTACCCGCGCGAGGTGCACCCGTACCTGGTCGCGACCCAGGCCCACCCGGAGCTCCGCTCCCGCCCGACCCGTCCGCACCCGCTCTTCGCGGGCCTGGTGAAGGCGGCCGTCGAGCGGAAGACCGCGGCGCAGGGCGCAGGGCACAAGACGGGCAAGTAA
- the ald gene encoding alanine dehydrogenase has translation MKVGIPREVKNNEFRVAITPAGVHELVRNGHQVFIEANAGVGSSITDEEFVAAGGRILPTADEVWATADMVLKVKEPIAEEYHRMRKDQVLFTYLHLAASKECTDALIESGTTAIAYETVELPNRALPLLAPMSEVAGRLAPQVGAYHLMRPAGGRGVLPGGVPGVTPAKAVVIGGGVSGWNATQIAIGMGFEVTLLDRDINKLREADKIFGTKVKAVMSNSFELEKAVLDADLVIGAVLIPGAKAPKLVTNELVSRMKPGSVLVDIAIDQGGCFEDSRPTTHAEPTFRVHNSVFYCVANMPGAVPNTSTNALTNATLPYVVSLANNGWAEALRRDPALAKGLNVHEGQVVYKEVAEAHGLESVELNTLLG, from the coding sequence GTGAAGGTCGGCATCCCCCGCGAGGTCAAGAACAACGAGTTCCGGGTGGCCATCACCCCCGCCGGTGTGCACGAGCTCGTGCGCAACGGCCACCAGGTCTTCATCGAGGCGAACGCCGGGGTCGGCTCCTCGATCACGGACGAGGAGTTCGTCGCCGCGGGCGGGCGGATCCTGCCCACCGCGGACGAGGTCTGGGCCACCGCCGACATGGTGCTCAAGGTCAAGGAGCCCATTGCGGAGGAGTACCACCGCATGCGCAAGGACCAGGTGCTCTTCACCTACCTGCACCTTGCCGCCTCCAAGGAGTGCACGGACGCCCTGATCGAGTCCGGCACCACCGCCATCGCCTACGAGACGGTCGAGCTCCCCAACCGCGCCCTGCCGCTCCTCGCTCCGATGTCCGAGGTCGCGGGCCGGCTGGCCCCGCAGGTCGGCGCCTACCACCTGATGCGCCCGGCCGGCGGCCGCGGCGTGCTGCCGGGCGGCGTCCCGGGCGTGACCCCGGCGAAGGCGGTCGTCATCGGCGGCGGCGTCTCCGGCTGGAACGCCACGCAGATCGCCATCGGCATGGGCTTCGAGGTGACGCTGCTGGACCGCGACATCAACAAGCTGCGCGAGGCCGACAAGATCTTCGGTACGAAGGTCAAGGCCGTCATGTCCAACTCCTTCGAGCTGGAGAAGGCCGTCCTCGACGCCGACCTCGTCATCGGCGCGGTCCTCATCCCCGGCGCCAAGGCCCCGAAGCTGGTCACCAACGAGCTCGTCTCCCGGATGAAGCCGGGAAGTGTCCTTGTCGACATTGCGATCGACCAGGGCGGCTGCTTCGAGGACTCGCGTCCGACCACGCACGCCGAGCCGACCTTCCGGGTCCACAACTCGGTCTTCTACTGCGTCGCCAACATGCCCGGCGCCGTGCCGAACACCTCCACCAACGCGCTCACCAACGCCACGCTCCCGTACGTCGTGTCGCTGGCGAACAACGGCTGGGCCGAGGCGCTCCGCCGCGACCCCGCGCTGGCCAAGGGCCTCAACGTCCATGAGGGCCAGGTCGTTTACAAGGAGGTCGCCGAGGCGCACGGCCTCGAGTCCGTCGAGCTGAACACGCTGCTCGGCTGA
- a CDS encoding NUDIX domain-containing protein: MTIKDAPEEWRVTATATPFRGNKTSVRTDDVVMPDGSVVRRDYQVHPGSVAVLALDEDDRVLVLRQYRHPVRQKLWEIPAGLLDVPGENPLTAAQRELYEEAHVKAVDWRVLADVYTTPGGCDEAVRIFLARDLSEAEGERFQVSEEEADMELARVPLGDLVRGVLAGDLHNNCLVVGVLSLTAALTGDGLDALRPAEAPWPARPFEA; this comes from the coding sequence ATGACCATCAAGGACGCCCCCGAGGAGTGGCGGGTCACCGCGACCGCGACGCCGTTCAGGGGCAACAAGACGAGTGTCCGTACCGACGACGTGGTCATGCCCGACGGCTCCGTCGTGCGCCGCGACTACCAGGTGCACCCGGGGTCGGTGGCGGTGCTCGCGCTCGACGAGGACGACCGGGTCCTGGTGCTGCGCCAGTACCGGCACCCCGTGCGCCAGAAGCTCTGGGAGATCCCGGCCGGTCTCCTCGACGTCCCCGGTGAGAACCCGCTGACCGCGGCCCAGCGCGAGCTGTACGAGGAAGCGCACGTCAAGGCCGTCGACTGGCGGGTCCTCGCGGACGTCTACACCACACCGGGCGGCTGCGACGAGGCCGTGCGGATCTTCCTGGCCCGCGATCTGTCCGAGGCGGAGGGCGAGCGCTTCCAGGTCTCCGAGGAGGAGGCCGACATGGAGCTGGCCCGGGTCCCCCTCGGGGACCTGGTGCGCGGCGTGCTCGCCGGCGATCTGCACAACAACTGCCTGGTGGTCGGCGTCCTGTCGCTCACCGCGGCGCTCACGGGCGACGGCCTGGACGCCCTCCGCCCCGCCGAGGCCCCGTGGCCGGCCCGCCCCTTCGAGGCGTAG
- a CDS encoding tetratricopeptide repeat protein, translating to MTEQAVDFEEPSSENRPSQAGPVSEERAGHGTVGPVGGQFIGRQRELKALRADIERAGLDTISGRKAPRARVLLVAGRPGSGRTALAAELTRQLADEYPDGVLWARLTEAGGEPVPTDRTARGLLETLGVGTPAGADEDLLTEMVREALAVRRCVLVLDDAADAEQVDPLLPDNPDCLVVAVSQGPLTGIPDVRPCTIGGMDAKSAIELLSRFTGSVRVTVDPQAAESLVEQCGGQPAAMVLVGGWLAARPKASVADATKQLRGLHDDPEAPVGARPLARAFRLVHDSLPQSAARLLRLLALAPAGLVDAHIASALAGCSVSAAGSTLDDFAALGLLHAVVGTQQANEPVGSERYEVPGCLAPLLLALVTEEERPADVQLARARMLERTVRLLQSCRAVTEPEGSTARKKLAGLPRALRFSTTGAAGAWLDARRPALLGAARIAVADGELDTLARRLIAALVRALVAHHGTESAAPELYGLHQLVLDVAVRRELHREQAAALLNLADLDARTGRTEDALVRYRAALDAGRRGNDPYALARAMESVGGAYQELGDWERAADWYGRALSQRLARGERADEARLYGRLGGVHTYAGRYGEALRSWRAAAAGYRRLGDLSGHARALSEAGRVQEYAGRPEESLRTCEEAVAWARRAGDVRLQAALQLRLADTLDRLGDAAAAGLHRSAAERLLGGDVSGLRNP from the coding sequence GTGACGGAACAGGCGGTGGACTTCGAGGAGCCCTCGTCCGAGAACCGCCCGTCGCAGGCAGGGCCCGTGTCCGAGGAACGGGCCGGTCATGGGACCGTTGGCCCTGTGGGTGGGCAATTCATCGGGCGCCAGCGGGAATTGAAGGCGCTGCGGGCCGACATCGAACGGGCCGGACTCGACACGATCTCCGGGCGGAAGGCGCCGCGTGCCCGGGTGCTGCTCGTCGCCGGGCGGCCCGGCTCCGGGAGGACCGCGCTCGCCGCCGAACTGACGCGGCAGCTGGCCGACGAGTACCCGGACGGGGTGCTGTGGGCCAGGCTCACCGAGGCCGGCGGCGAACCCGTCCCCACCGACCGCACCGCCCGCGGACTGCTGGAGACGCTCGGCGTCGGCACGCCGGCGGGCGCAGACGAGGACCTGCTCACCGAGATGGTCCGGGAGGCCCTCGCGGTGCGGCGGTGCGTGCTCGTGCTGGACGACGCGGCCGACGCGGAGCAGGTGGACCCGCTGCTGCCGGACAACCCGGACTGCCTCGTCGTCGCCGTCTCCCAGGGCCCGCTCACGGGGATCCCCGACGTCCGGCCGTGCACCATCGGCGGCATGGACGCCAAGTCGGCGATCGAGCTGCTGAGCCGCTTCACCGGCTCGGTGCGGGTCACCGTCGACCCCCAGGCCGCCGAGTCGCTGGTCGAGCAGTGCGGCGGACAGCCCGCCGCGATGGTGCTGGTCGGCGGCTGGCTCGCGGCCCGTCCCAAGGCGTCGGTCGCCGACGCGACGAAGCAGCTGCGCGGGTTGCACGACGACCCGGAGGCACCCGTCGGGGCCCGGCCCCTCGCCCGGGCCTTCCGGCTCGTGCACGACTCGCTCCCGCAGTCCGCGGCGCGGCTGCTGCGGCTGCTCGCCCTCGCCCCCGCCGGGCTGGTGGACGCCCACATCGCGTCCGCGCTGGCCGGCTGCTCGGTGTCGGCGGCCGGCTCGACCCTGGACGACTTCGCCGCGCTCGGACTCCTGCACGCCGTCGTCGGGACGCAGCAGGCGAACGAGCCGGTGGGGAGCGAGCGGTACGAGGTGCCCGGCTGCCTCGCCCCGCTGCTGCTCGCGCTGGTGACCGAGGAGGAACGGCCCGCGGATGTGCAGCTCGCGCGGGCCCGGATGCTGGAGCGGACCGTACGGCTGCTGCAGTCCTGCCGCGCCGTCACCGAACCCGAGGGATCCACGGCCCGCAAGAAGCTCGCGGGGCTGCCGCGGGCCCTGCGCTTCTCCACCACCGGGGCCGCCGGGGCCTGGCTGGACGCACGCCGGCCCGCGCTGCTCGGCGCCGCCCGGATCGCGGTGGCCGACGGGGAGCTGGACACCCTGGCCCGGCGGCTGATCGCCGCGCTGGTCCGGGCCCTGGTCGCGCACCACGGCACCGAGTCCGCCGCGCCCGAGCTCTACGGACTCCACCAGCTCGTGCTGGACGTGGCCGTGCGCCGCGAACTGCACCGGGAGCAGGCCGCCGCGCTGCTGAACCTGGCCGACCTGGATGCCCGGACGGGGCGGACAGAGGACGCATTGGTGCGGTATCGGGCGGCTCTGGACGCCGGGCGGCGCGGAAACGACCCGTACGCCCTGGCCCGGGCCATGGAATCCGTAGGCGGTGCCTACCAGGAGCTGGGGGACTGGGAGCGGGCGGCGGACTGGTACGGGCGGGCCCTCTCCCAGCGGCTCGCCCGGGGCGAGCGTGCCGACGAGGCCCGGCTGTACGGCCGGCTGGGCGGCGTGCACACCTATGCCGGGCGCTACGGGGAGGCGCTCCGCAGCTGGCGCGCCGCCGCGGCCGGATACCGGCGCCTCGGCGATCTGTCCGGTCACGCACGGGCGTTGAGCGAGGCGGGCCGGGTCCAGGAGTACGCGGGACGTCCGGAGGAGTCGCTGCGCACCTGCGAGGAGGCCGTGGCCTGGGCGCGCCGGGCCGGGGATGTGCGGCTCCAGGCCGCGCTCCAGCTGCGGCTGGCCGACACCCTGGACCGTCTCGGCGACGCCGCCGCGGCCGGACTGCACCGTTCCGCCGCTGAGCGACTGCTGGGAGGCGACGTTTCCGGCCTACGAAATCCGTAG
- the scpB gene encoding SMC-Scp complex subunit ScpB — protein MVVDEPATEEHLAKVLEQPRRAVADALRELADEYTIQGRGFELRLVAGGWRFYTRPEHAAAVERFVLDGQQARLTQAALETLAVVAYRQPVSRSRVSAVRGVNCDGVMRTLLQRGLVEEAGTEPETGAILYRTTNYFLERMGLRGLDELPELAPFLPEAEAIEAETQEGVPSFDPDAPDPDADDTTTTEL, from the coding sequence ATGGTCGTCGACGAACCGGCCACCGAGGAGCACCTCGCCAAGGTCCTCGAGCAGCCCCGCCGCGCCGTCGCCGACGCCCTGCGCGAGCTCGCCGACGAGTACACGATCCAGGGCCGCGGCTTCGAGCTGCGGCTCGTCGCCGGCGGCTGGCGCTTCTACACCCGTCCCGAGCACGCCGCCGCCGTCGAGCGCTTCGTCCTCGACGGGCAGCAGGCCCGGCTCACCCAGGCCGCCCTGGAGACGCTGGCCGTGGTCGCGTACCGGCAGCCGGTCAGCCGCTCCCGGGTCTCGGCGGTCCGCGGAGTGAACTGCGACGGCGTCATGCGCACGCTGCTCCAGCGCGGTCTGGTCGAGGAGGCGGGCACGGAACCCGAAACAGGTGCGATCCTGTACAGGACGACGAACTACTTCCTGGAGCGGATGGGCCTGCGCGGTCTGGACGAGCTCCCGGAGCTCGCGCCGTTCCTCCCCGAGGCGGAGGCGATCGAGGCCGAGACCCAGGAAGGCGTCCCGTCGTTCGATCCGGACGCTCCGGACCCAGACGCAGACGACACGACGACGACGGAACTTTGA
- a CDS encoding 1-aminocyclopropane-1-carboxylate deaminase/D-cysteine desulfhydrase, translating to MNEPLLHRRFPEAAGALPRVPLGDGPTPVRELSGLTGRVPLWCKDESGYGSGGWGGNKVRKLEWILPDVRRRGARTILTVGGTGTNWGLATALYAREQGLRTAIALVDQPADDHVRRQLERLRRSGATLHFTRTKARTVAAAPWLFLRHSSLGHLPYFLPAGGSAPVGTLGCVEVALELADQVAAGALPEPSHVVTAVGSGGTAAGLALGLRLAGLERTRVVGVVVNDTLRLDAHTVAGLAGRTQRLLRARGADLPRAPVAPDDLTLVRDWLGPGYGHPTPRALEARRLAADRAGLDLEPVYTAKALGALLDLAADGRLGDGPVLFLQTHGPRDSD from the coding sequence ATGAACGAGCCGTTGCTGCACAGGCGCTTCCCCGAGGCGGCCGGGGCACTGCCCCGTGTGCCGCTCGGCGACGGGCCGACGCCCGTGCGCGAACTGAGCGGTCTCACCGGCCGGGTCCCCCTGTGGTGCAAGGACGAGAGCGGCTACGGCTCCGGGGGCTGGGGCGGCAACAAGGTCCGCAAGCTGGAGTGGATCCTCCCCGACGTGCGCCGCCGCGGCGCCCGCACGATCCTCACGGTGGGCGGCACGGGCACCAACTGGGGCCTCGCGACGGCCCTCTACGCGAGGGAACAGGGGCTGCGGACGGCCATCGCCCTGGTCGACCAGCCCGCCGACGACCATGTCCGGCGGCAGCTGGAGCGTCTGCGCCGCTCCGGCGCCACCCTCCACTTCACCCGGACGAAGGCCCGGACGGTCGCCGCCGCGCCCTGGCTCTTCCTGCGCCATTCGTCGCTCGGGCACCTGCCGTACTTCCTGCCCGCAGGCGGCTCGGCCCCGGTCGGCACCCTCGGCTGCGTGGAGGTGGCCCTCGAACTCGCGGACCAGGTCGCCGCGGGCGCCCTCCCCGAACCGTCCCACGTGGTCACCGCCGTCGGCTCGGGAGGAACGGCGGCGGGACTCGCCCTCGGTCTCCGGCTCGCCGGCCTGGAGCGCACCCGGGTCGTCGGCGTCGTCGTCAACGACACGCTCAGGCTCGACGCGCACACCGTCGCCGGGCTGGCCGGGCGCACGCAACGGCTGCTGCGCGCCCGGGGCGCGGACCTCCCCCGCGCTCCGGTCGCCCCGGACGACCTGACGCTGGTACGGGACTGGCTGGGCCCCGGCTACGGGCACCCCACCCCGCGGGCGCTGGAAGCCCGGCGCCTGGCCGCCGACCGGGCGGGGCTGGACCTCGAACCCGTCTACACCGCCAAGGCGTTGGGCGCCCTGCTCGACCTGGCCGCCGACGGACGCCTCGGCGACGGGCCCGTGCTCTTCCTCCAGACCCACGGGCCCCGGGACAGCGACTGA
- a CDS encoding segregation and condensation protein A, which yields MDHDAVDHDGTDRGTVPGGSEEATRTGAAPPPRAGGPSGAPDVSGGVEEASARTGRATERDADASGRTEGPERSEREERPERASGSGAPVSAAAPADGGQVPAPVAEAHPPAPEAVAEEAAEPVDDGRFTVRLANFEGPFDLLLQLISKHKLDVTEVALSKVTDEFMAHIRAMGPDWDLDQTTEFLVVAATLLDLKAARLLPAAEVEDEADLALLEARDLLFARLLQYRAYKQVAEIFSNRLDAESRRYPRTVGLEDHHAELLPDVVISIGPEGFARLAVKAMQPKPKPQVYVDHIHAPLVSVREQAEVVVGLLRERGRASFRELTDGVTDTLTVVARFLALLELYREKAVVLDQEDALGELVVTWAGGEADAHVTDEFDRAPESMEEKA from the coding sequence GTGGACCACGACGCCGTCGACCACGACGGCACCGACCGCGGCACCGTGCCGGGAGGGTCCGAGGAGGCCACCAGGACGGGGGCGGCGCCACCGCCCCGCGCGGGCGGACCCAGCGGTGCCCCGGACGTGTCCGGGGGCGTGGAAGAGGCGTCCGCACGGACCGGGCGGGCCACGGAGCGCGATGCGGACGCTTCCGGGCGTACGGAGGGGCCGGAGCGGTCGGAGCGGGAAGAACGGCCCGAGCGGGCCTCCGGGTCCGGCGCCCCGGTGTCCGCCGCCGCTCCCGCCGACGGGGGACAGGTCCCCGCCCCGGTCGCCGAGGCCCACCCACCCGCGCCGGAGGCCGTCGCGGAGGAGGCCGCCGAGCCCGTCGACGACGGCCGGTTCACGGTACGGCTCGCGAACTTCGAGGGGCCGTTCGACCTGCTGCTGCAGCTGATCTCGAAGCACAAGCTCGATGTCACCGAGGTCGCCCTCTCCAAGGTCACCGATGAGTTCATGGCGCACATCCGCGCCATGGGACCCGACTGGGACCTCGACCAGACCACCGAGTTCCTCGTCGTCGCCGCGACCCTGCTGGACCTGAAGGCCGCCCGGCTGCTGCCGGCCGCCGAGGTGGAGGACGAGGCGGATCTCGCGCTGCTGGAGGCGCGGGACCTGCTGTTCGCCCGGCTGCTCCAGTACCGCGCGTACAAGCAGGTCGCGGAGATCTTCAGCAACAGGCTCGACGCGGAGTCCCGGCGGTACCCCCGTACCGTCGGCCTGGAGGACCACCACGCCGAGCTGCTCCCCGACGTCGTCATCAGCATCGGCCCCGAGGGCTTCGCCCGGCTCGCGGTCAAGGCGATGCAGCCCAAGCCGAAGCCGCAGGTGTACGTGGACCACATCCACGCGCCCCTCGTGAGCGTGCGCGAGCAGGCCGAGGTCGTCGTGGGCCTGCTGCGCGAGCGCGGCAGGGCGAGCTTCCGGGAGCTGACCGACGGGGTGACGGACACCCTCACCGTGGTCGCCCGCTTCCTCGCCCTGCTGGAGCTCTATCGTGAGAAGGCCGTCGTCCTGGACCAGGAGGACGCCCTGGGGGAGCTGGTGGTCACCTGGGCCGGTGGCGAGGCCGACGCGCACGTCACCGACGAGTTCGACCGGGCTCCCGAGAGCATGGAGGAGAAGGCGTGA
- a CDS encoding pseudouridine synthase: MRSSGRNSSGRGDNRGAGGGAGRSRTGGQRDDKQKRAGKPRPEERRYDVGGSASEGPRKGRGAAARGGAKGGPKQSPQRGGGRTSPARSREYEARAEERNRERYAGKPRTSTPKTFPGAEQEGERLQKVLARAGYGSRRACEELIDQARVEVNGEIVTEQGLRVEPAKDEIKVDGLTVATQSYQFFALNKPAGVVSTMEDPDGRQCLGDYVTNRETRLFHVGRLDTETEGIILLTNHGELAHRLTHPKYGVQKTYLAAVQGPLPREVGKRLREGIQLEDGYARADHFRVVEQTGKNYLVEVTLHEGRKHIVRRMLAEAGFPVDKLVRTAFGPITLGDQKSGWLRRLSNTEVGMLMKEVGL; this comes from the coding sequence ATGCGAAGCAGCGGCAGGAACAGCAGCGGACGCGGCGACAACCGGGGTGCCGGTGGGGGCGCCGGCCGGTCGAGGACCGGGGGACAGCGCGACGACAAGCAGAAGCGCGCGGGCAAGCCCCGTCCCGAGGAGCGCCGCTACGACGTCGGGGGATCGGCGTCCGAGGGCCCGAGGAAGGGCCGCGGCGCGGCCGCCCGGGGCGGCGCGAAGGGCGGCCCCAAGCAGTCCCCGCAGCGCGGTGGCGGCCGTACCAGCCCCGCCCGCTCCCGCGAGTACGAGGCGCGGGCCGAGGAGCGCAACCGCGAGCGCTACGCAGGCAAGCCCCGGACGAGCACGCCCAAGACCTTCCCCGGTGCCGAGCAGGAGGGCGAGCGGCTGCAGAAGGTGCTCGCCCGCGCCGGCTACGGCTCGCGGCGGGCCTGCGAGGAGCTGATCGACCAGGCCCGTGTCGAGGTCAACGGCGAGATCGTGACCGAGCAGGGTCTGCGGGTCGAGCCGGCCAAGGACGAGATCAAGGTCGACGGCCTGACGGTGGCCACGCAGTCGTACCAGTTCTTCGCCCTCAACAAGCCCGCCGGGGTCGTCTCGACGATGGAGGACCCGGACGGCCGCCAGTGCCTCGGGGACTACGTCACCAACCGCGAGACCCGTCTGTTCCACGTCGGCCGGCTCGACACCGAGACCGAGGGCATCATCCTGCTCACCAACCACGGCGAGCTGGCGCACCGGTTGACGCACCCCAAGTACGGCGTTCAGAAGACCTACCTCGCCGCGGTCCAGGGCCCCCTCCCGCGCGAGGTCGGCAAGCGCCTCAGGGAGGGCATCCAGCTGGAGGACGGCTACGCCCGCGCCGACCACTTCCGGGTCGTGGAGCAGACCGGCAAGAACTACCTCGTCGAGGTCACGCTCCACGAGGGCCGCAAGCACATCGTCCGCCGCATGCTGGCCGAGGCGGGTTTCCCGGTCGACAAGCTCGTGCGGACCGCGTTCGGTCCGATCACGCTGGGCGACCAGAAGTCCGGCTGGCTGCGCCGCCTGAGCAACACCGAGGTCGGCATGCTGATGAAGGAAGTCGGGCTCTGA
- a CDS encoding ParA family protein, whose translation MRPTGVEVPPTPGPAPSSGLEAVGSVAVRTFATHQHMTTTAHTMKMMDGQHVNAMAGNESGRESTHFADYDEVPEGHFYDPDAEYEPDPEYAATLAPDAARQRRERIGPTGRPLPYFPIPGPLTDHGPAKIIAMCNQKGGVGKTTSTINLGAALAEYGRRVLLVDFDPQGALSVGLGVNPMELDLTVYNLLMERGMSADEVLLKTAVPNMDLLPSNIDLSAAEVQLVSEVARESTLQRALKPLMQDYDYIVIDCQPSLGLLTVNALTAAHKVIVPLECEFFALRGVALLTETIEKVQERLNPELELDGILATMYDSRTVHSREVLARVVEAFDDHVYHTVIGRTVRFPETTVAGEPITTYASNSVGAAAYRQLAREVLARCHAE comes from the coding sequence GTGCGCCCCACGGGCGTGGAGGTACCCCCGACGCCGGGCCCGGCGCCCTCGTCCGGCCTCGAAGCTGTCGGCTCCGTCGCTGTCCGTACCTTCGCGACTCACCAGCACATGACGACGACAGCCCACACGATGAAGATGATGGACGGCCAACACGTGAACGCCATGGCCGGCAACGAGAGTGGCCGAGAGTCCACCCACTTCGCCGACTACGACGAGGTGCCCGAGGGGCACTTCTACGACCCTGACGCCGAGTACGAGCCCGATCCGGAGTACGCGGCCACGCTCGCGCCCGACGCGGCCCGCCAGCGCCGCGAGCGCATCGGCCCGACCGGGCGCCCGCTGCCGTACTTCCCGATCCCGGGCCCGCTCACCGACCACGGCCCCGCGAAGATCATCGCGATGTGCAACCAGAAGGGCGGCGTCGGCAAGACGACGTCGACCATCAACCTGGGTGCCGCGCTCGCGGAGTACGGACGCCGCGTCCTGCTCGTCGACTTCGACCCGCAGGGCGCGCTGTCGGTCGGCCTCGGCGTGAACCCGATGGAGCTCGACCTCACCGTCTACAACCTGCTCATGGAGCGGGGCATGTCCGCGGACGAGGTCCTGCTGAAGACCGCCGTGCCCAACATGGACCTGCTGCCGAGCAACATCGACCTCTCGGCGGCGGAGGTCCAGCTCGTGAGCGAGGTCGCGCGCGAGTCGACGCTGCAGCGCGCCCTCAAGCCGCTGATGCAGGACTACGACTACATCGTGATCGACTGTCAGCCGTCGCTCGGCCTGCTGACGGTGAACGCCCTGACGGCGGCTCACAAGGTCATCGTGCCGCTGGAGTGCGAGTTCTTCGCGCTGCGCGGCGTCGCCCTGCTCACCGAGACGATCGAGAAGGTCCAGGAGCGGCTCAACCCGGAACTGGAACTCGACGGCATCCTGGCCACGATGTACGACTCGCGCACGGTGCACAGCCGCGAGGTGCTGGCGCGGGTGGTCGAGGCGTTCGACGACCACGTCTACCACACGGTCATCGGGCGCACGGTGCGCTTCCCGGAGACGACGGTCGCCGGTGAGCCCATCACCACGTACGCCTCCAACTCCGTCGGCGCCGCCGCCTACCGCCAGCTCGCCAGGGAGGTGCTCGCCCGGTGTCACGCCGAGTGA